CCAGATCGTCCAGCGCCTGATGGACGAGGGGTACCTCAACCTGGCCGAGGCGCCGCAGCTGCCCGCCGGGTATTCCGCCGTGGCCGGACCGGACGGGCAGGCCCGCGCGGCGGCCCGCCAGGTGCAGTTCGGCCTCACGGAGAAGGGCGCCGACTTCCTCGGCTACAAGACGCTCAAGGGGCTGCTCGGGACCGTGGGCAAGTCGAGCGCCGGCGCCCACGACACGCCGCACTTCGCCACCAGCATCGAGTCCGAGGTGGCCAGCAAGCCGTACGAGTATGGGGACACCCTCAACCTCGACGTCCCCGCCACCCTCGGCCGCGCGCTCGCCCGGGAGGGGCTCGGCGTCCCGCTCAACCTCGAGTACGACGACCTGATGGTGCACCAGTCCGAGTATCGCTCGTCGGCGGCCACCGTCCTGATGCTCGACTGCAGCCACTCGATGATCCTCTACGGGGAGGACCGCTTCACCCCCGCCAAGAAGGTGGCCCTCGCCCTCACCCACCTGATCCGCACCCAGTTCCCGGGCGATTCCATCCGCTGTGTGCTGTTCCACGACACCGCGGAGGAGATCCCGCTCGCGGCGCTGCCCCAGGTGCAGGTGGGGCCCTACCACACCAACACCGCCGAAGGGCTCAAGCTCGCCCGCCGGATCCTGATGGCACAGAAGAAGGACATGCGACAGGTCATCATGATCACCGACGGCAAGCCCTCGGCGATGACCCTTCCCGACGGACAGGTGTACGTCAACTCGATGGGACTCGACCCGCGGATCCTGCAGGAGACCTACCGGGAGGTGGCCAACTGCCGCCGCGCCGGCATCATGATCAACACGTTCATGCTGGCGCGGGAGCGGTCCCTGGTGGAGTTCGTG
The Gemmatimonadota bacterium DNA segment above includes these coding regions:
- a CDS encoding VWA domain-containing protein gives rise to the protein MRFTTYSKYVPGLAEAVNLQALLDQLGDFLLQSGFAGGESWWGGEDQGDRSLESLRDAILRALMQSGQLTPEMMQLLRGESTGDSTRDQEVEQQLAQLLDQIVQRLMDEGYLNLAEAPQLPAGYSAVAGPDGQARAAARQVQFGLTEKGADFLGYKTLKGLLGTVGKSSAGAHDTPHFATSIESEVASKPYEYGDTLNLDVPATLGRALAREGLGVPLNLEYDDLMVHQSEYRSSAATVLMLDCSHSMILYGEDRFTPAKKVALALTHLIRTQFPGDSIRCVLFHDTAEEIPLAALPQVQVGPYHTNTAEGLKLARRILMAQKKDMRQVIMITDGKPSAMTLPDGQVYVNSMGLDPRILQETYREVANCRRAGIMINTFMLARERSLVEFVKRVSEICRGKAYFTSTMTLGQFILMDFMKRKTRRVS